The stretch of DNA TGAGGCGCCACCCGGCGATGGCGAGTTCCAGGGCGAGCTCGAGGTCTTCGGTCAGGGCGGCGGCCCAGGGCCGCTCGCCGACGCTGCGCAGCGCGCTGAGCCGGGTGAACTGGCCGTTGCCGCCGAGGCTGACGGTGCCCGTGCGGACCCGGCCGAACTGGGAGATGCCGGAGAGCGCCCAGAACTCGACGTCCTGGATGCGGGTGAGCCAGGTGGTGCGGTTGCGGATGCGGACCGCGAGCTGGACGCCGCCCACGCGGGGGTCTTCGAACAGGGGCAGGACGGCGTCGAGCGCGCCGTCGGAGAGGCGGCCGTCGGCGTCCATCACGCAGACCACGACCTGGTCGGGGTCCAGGGCGCGCCGGCGGACGTCCTGTTCGATCAGGTGGTATCCGGCGTTCAGGGCCGGGCCCTTGCCCTGACGCGCCTGCGGCAGATCGCGGCGGTGGACGGTGAGCCGCCCGCCGGCTCCGGCCAGGGTGGCGGCTTCACGGGCGCGGGCGCCGGTGCCGTCGTCGCTGGCGTCGTCCACCACGATCACCCGGGCGCGGGGGTCGGCGAGGGCGCCGCGGACGGTGGCGGCGATCACCTGCTCCTCGTTGAGGCAGGGGATGAGCACGTAGACCGCCTGCGGGGTCTCGCCCGTCTCGGCTGCGGTGCCGGGTGGCGTCTTGGTGGCGCGGGCCCAGTACCAGAGGCCGGAGGCGGTCATGGCGAGGAAGTACGCCAGACCCAGACCGACGAGCAGGAGCTGGATCGAGCTGAGGACGATCATGCCTGGGCCGCCGGTTCAGCCGCGGTCGGTGCGGCGCTGCACGCACACCCGCAGCAGTACCACGCCGGCCAGCAGCAGCAGGACGGAGGCGACCGCCACCGGGATCATGACGATCCCGGTGTCCGCGAGCGGGCCGGGCATGGGGGTGGGAAACGGGTACATCGGATCGCTCCACGTCAGTCGGGGCCGGGCAGCCCCGGCGGGAGCGCCAGGGCAGCGGTAGGTCGTACTCCCGGAGCGTGAAGGGCAGGGCCCCAGTCCGGGGACGCCGGTCCGTGCATCGGAGGTGACCGACAGGTCCACGCCGGTGGTCGTCCGGCACGTGCGATCACCGCCGGGGTACGGGCCGTCAGCTGAACACCCCCGCGGCTGGCACGGCGCCGCTACGGGCCCTGCCAGCCGCCGGCTGTCCGGTTCAGCTGAGAATCACCGTCTGGGAGTCCATCGCGACGGGGTTGGTGTCGAAGATGAGTTCCTCGGGGGTGTTGGCGTTACCGAGCACGATGTTGATCAGGGCCGTGTCGCCGGACTGGACGGGGCCGGCGGCATCGGGCGCGACGTGCACCGTCGCGTTGCCGGGGTGCACTTGGTTGTCACAGGTCAGCCAGGGCGTGTTGCCGACGAAGAAGGTCCCCGCCTTCCCGGCGGTGGTCTCCTCGACGGTGACCAGGTACGCCGTCGCGTGGCCCGGGGAGCAGATGTAGCCGAAGGAGACGTCCACGGTGTCGGGGGCGTTGCCCGGGCTGGCCGAGATGATGCGGACGGAGTCCCCGGCGGCGTGGGCGGGGGAGGCGAAGAGCAGCGTGGGCAGCAGGGCGGCGGTGGCGATCGCCGCCGGCTTGGCCAGCCGTGCAGACAGACGCATGGAATTTCCTCTCAGACAGGACGAAACCCGGGGACTTCCCAGTTTCGGATGGGGTGCGGTGAGGTGAGGTGCTGTCACGGCGCTGGGGTGCCGTCGGTGGTCTCGGCGAGAGCGATCCACTCGGGCGCCTCCATGCCGGAGAACCTGTGCCAGGCGAGGCAGTAGGACCGGGAGCGGTGGCCCAGGTCCGCCCAGACCAGGCGGAGGTCGAAGCCCTCGGGGTCGGTGAACAGCGTCTCGAGGAAGCCCACGGCCACCGCCGCGCTCTCCAGGCCGCTGCCGGAGCGCAGCACTCCTTCGAGGGCGCCGAGGATCCGTGCTCGTTGCTCCGGGGCGAGCCGTTCCGCGTTCCGGGCGAACGACCGGCCGAAGTCGGCGAGTCGGATGACGAGGGGGCGGCCGTCCTCGGGCAGGTCCAAGGCCGGGTCGACGGCCCGGATGGTGTGCCACCAGTCGGTTGCCGCGATGGTGCTCACGATGGGTCCCGTGCTCACCAGGTCCGTGCCGTCAGACGAGGTAGCCGCGGGCGAGCGCGGCGATGCGGCTGGAGGCGAGCCCGTCGCCGTAGGGGCTGGGGGTGGCCATCAGGCGGCTCTTCAGGTCGATGTCGGCCAGCAGCGTCTCGGCAGTCCGGGAGATCGCCGGGCCGGGCTGGACGAGGTGCGCGAAGCCGGCGGTGATCGACTCGGGGCGCTCGGTGGAGTTCCGCACCACGATCAGCGGCTTCTTGAGGACGGTGGTCTCCTCCTGGAGGCCGCCGGAGTCGGAGATCAGCAGCCGGGCCGAGCTGGCCAGGGCGAGGTAGGTGCGGTGGTCCAGCGGGCCGCTCGGGCTGAGCCGGTCGAAGTCGGCCTGCAGGCCGTGGCGGACGGCGGCGGCCCGGGTGCGCGGGTGGGCCGCGAACAGGACGGGCAGCGGCAGCTTGGCGAACTGGGTGAGGATCGCGGCCAGGCGCTCGGGATCGTCGGTGTTCTCCGGACGGTGGATGGTCGCGAGGACGTACTGGTCGGCCTCCAGGCCGTACTGGGTCAGTAGCGCGGTCCGCTCGTCCGAGCCGGGCGTGGCGGCCCAGGTAGCCTCGACGATGGTGTTGCCGGTCAGCATGATCCGGTTGGGGTCGACGCCCTCGGCCATCAGGTTCTGCCCGTCCTGGCGGGTCGGGGCGCAGTGCCAGTCGGCGAGCACTCCGACCAGCATCCGGTTGATCTCCTCGGGCATCGCGCGGTCGCGGGAGCGCAGACCGGCCTCGACGTGGATCACCGGGATCCCGGCGAAGTGCGCGGCCTGGGCGCCGGCTGCGGCGGTGTTGGTGTCGCCCTGAACGATCACCGCGGCGGGCGGCTGGTGCGCGAAGTGCGTGCCGAGCCCCTCGATGATCCGGGCGAACTGCCGGGACCTGTTCTGGGCGCCGACCCCGTCGAGGACGAGCTCGGGCTTCGGCAGGCCGTTCAGGAAGGTGCCGGACATGTCGTGGTCGTAGTGCTGGCCGGTGTTGACCAGGTAGCCGCGGTCTCCCAACTCCCGCACGATGTGCGCGACTTTGACGATCTCGGGCCGGGTGCCGACGACCACGGCGATGCGGGGGGAGCAGTGAGCGGCCATCGAGGGCCTTCCTTTCGGTGTGGTACCAGACGAGAGCCCGCAGGGCTCGGTGAGGTGTACGAACCAAAGGTGGTCGCGACTGCGGCCGGGAGCTTCACAGCGTCCCGGCCGCAGTTCGGGTGAGCGCCGAGCGTCAGGGCGCTCGGGTGGAGCCGGGGATCAGCGAGGCGTCAGCCCCGGCCGTCGATCCCCTTGGTGACGATGGAGCGGAACTGCTCCGGGGTGAGCGCACCACCGGTGGCCGGCGTCTGGAACTCGATCGACGACTTGGCCTGGTGCTTGTCACCGCCCTCGGCGGAGCGGGTGGCCGGCGGCCACGCGACGACCGAGCCCTGCTTGGTGAAGACCAGCGTGGACTGGTCCACACCGGCGGGCAGGCCCGTCCAACCCTCCTCGGGCGACATGGTCATCTCGAGGCGGTACTTCGTGTTGGGCTTCACCCAGAAGTTCCACTGGCCCTGGGCGTCGGTCCAGGTCTCCTCGATCGGGTTGTCGTCCTTGTCGTAGAGGACGAGGTGCACCTTGCCGAGCGGCGGCTCGGAGGGCTGCTGGATGCCGTCCCGGTTGGTGTCGAACCAGACCCGGTTGCCGATCTGGATCGGCATCTCCTGCCCGGGGGTCCTGGTCTGCATCAGCGCCAGGTCGCCCATGCCGTTGGCCTTGCCGAAGCTCTTGTTCCACCAGTCGGGGGAGGGGAACGGCTGGTAGGACTCGCGCGTGGTGCCGCCGCCGGACTTGCCGGTGGTGTAGTCGAACCAGCGGACACCGTTGGTGTAGGTGTTGTCGATCGGGTCGATCGCGGTGGTCACGACGCGGTTGGTCACCTTGTCGAAGGCCAGGCCGCCGGTCGGGACCATCGAGTGCCAGGTCACGCCCGTGGTGCTGAAGAAGCTGTCCGTGCTGGCGTCGCGGCCCTGCTGGTACCCGGTGGGCGATTTGGTGACGGTGCCCGGGCAGGCCGGGTTGGAGCCGTCGTCCCACACGTAGGTGCCGTTGACCAGGCAGACCTTGCGCAGGTCGCCCGCCGTGCCACCGGCGCTGCGGGCCTGGCCGTACCCCTGGTCGATCGGGCCGTAGTCGGCGTAGCCGACCTGGTCACCGAAGCGGTCGCGGAAGGCCAGGATCATGTTGCCGGTGTCGTCGAACTCGATGTCCGACAGGATCGGCTGGGGGTAGGTGCTGTACCCACCGGCGTTGTACCACTGGTTGTTGCCGTCCGGCAGCCAGGGGTTCCAGCGGCGGTTGACCACGGAGTCGACCAGGAACGCGGCCTTGGGGCGCTTGAAGTCCAGCGACTGGGTGAAGACCGGGGCCTGCTCGAACTGCTTGGTGGCCGGGTCGTAGCGGAGCACGAAGGCCTTCAGCGCGGCGTTCGCGGCATCGCTCGGGGGCGTGGTCCGGGTGCTGGTGTTCAGCGACTCGCCGGTGCAGACGCCACCGACGTAGACCTTGCCGTTGAACTCTCCGAGACCCCAGGGCCGCCAGTCGGACTCGGTGGGGCACTGGTTGGGGATCGCCACGGTGGCGGAGGGCGAGGCCGGGGTGTACGCGGGCGGCGCTCCGGTGAAGGGGCCCTTGGGCACCCCGGAGACGTCGATCGTGTTCAGCTCCTTGGTGTTGAGGTTCACCGCGTAGAGCGTCTTCTGGTCCTCGGAGAGCTCGATGTCGCCGATCGCCTCCTTGCTGGTGCGGTTCCAGACCGCCATCGAGTCCCGGTAGTAGGGGAACTGCACGTCACCGGCGACCGGCTCCCGGTGCTTGGTGGAGCCCGCGTTCGGCACGTTCGCAATCTGGAAGGACTGCTTGCTCGACGGGTCGGTCGCGTAGATGGCGCCCGAGCCACCCGGGCCGTAGTAGGTCGAGCGGCGCAGGAAGGCGCTGGAGAAGTACAGCTTCTTGGAGTCGTTCCACTCCATGCCCCAGAGGGCGCCGACCTCCGGCGTCTTGGCGAGCACGTTCGGCGAGGTCTCGTTGCCGAAGGTGTTCACGTTCCAGTCGATCAACGCCGGCTTGGTCGGGTCCATCTTGCCGTCGGCGCCGGCCCAGGCGGCGAGGTAGGTCGGGGTGGCGAGCCGGGTGGCCGCCTGGACCTTCCCGTTGCCGTCCGTGTCGAGGTTGACCACGCCCATGGTGAGGTCGGCGTTCTTGCCGCCGGAGACGTTGACGAACTCCACGGAGGTGGCCAGCGGCGTGCCGTTCTGGTCGCCCGACGGGTCGATGTCGGTCGTCTCCGGCAGCTTGCGCGGGCCGTAGGCCGGCGCGTACCACCACGGGGCCGGGGGCTTGAGCATCTCCACCCGGTACTTGCCGGTGGTCAGCGTGCCCAGGGCCGCGGCGTTGAAGGTCGCGACGCCGTTGGCGTCGGTGGTGCCGGTGACCTTGGTGTTGGTGTCGTCGGTGACCGTGATGGTCATCCCCGCCACGCCGGTCTTGTCCGACCGGTTCATCCCGGTGGAGTCGAAGTCGTGGACGACCTTGACGGTGATCGTGCCGTCACCGGCGGCGGCGTTCGCGGGAGCGACCAGCAGCGCGCCGGCGCTGGAGAGCAGGAGAACCAGGGCGCCGACCTGCGCCCGGGCTCTGGCCTTACGGGTGTTGCTCACTGCGTTGATCTCCCAACGTCTGTCAGGTGTCCGGTGCTGGGCTTGACGGTGGTCACTGCACGCCCTTCGCCAGCTGCCAGGTCACCGGTCGGCCCGCACGTCGCCGCAGGGCGAAGGCGGTACCGAGGCCGACGATGGCCAGCGAGCCGGTGAAGGTGGCCAGGGGGCTGTCGCCGAGCATCGGGAAGGCCGGCGAGGGGTAGATGCCGATGTCGAAGGTGTGGTCGTTGTGGCCGGGCCCGAGGGTCTGGATGGCCACGTTGCCGCTGACGTCGGCGTTGCTGTCCACGGTCGTCCCGGCGATGCCGGGGCCGGTCGTGTCCATGGGCAGCATGGTCACCATGCCGGCCTCGATCAGCCGCAGAGAGGTGGGGTGGCTGGCATCCGCCTCGAGCTGGAAGCGCCCTGCGGCGCTGTCGTCGACGGGGCGGAACAGCGCGGGAGCGAGTGAATCGACAGCTTGGTGCAGCACGGCGGGTGCGGTGACCAGCACGGCGGCGGCCCCAAGGATGGGCCAGCAGATCACCGTGAAACCGGTTACCGCGCGCCGCCATCGAGGGGATCTCGATCGGTACGCAGCAAAACGCACGATATGTCCTCCGAGACTCGTGTGGACTTGCGGCACCCAAGGCCGTTGCTCCTCCGCGGAGGACGATGCGACAGGTGCCAGAGGTATTCGACAATGGCGCGGAGTTTGATGTCGCATTTATGGCCACGCCACACGGGGCGATCACCGGAATGCCGCAACACCGCAATGGCAGCGGGCCGGCGAGGAATAGGAATCATCGGGTTTTAGCTCCGATCAGACCTGCCGTGACCAGGTCTTCCCCGGTGTTCCGCGCCCGCACCGAACCGATGGGAATTACCGGCCCAAGACATGGAAAGGCCCGGCGAGGCCACCGAATCGGTGGCCTCGCCGGACCTCTGTCCAGAGGGTCAGATGCTCTGCTTCTTACGGCGGTACCGGGAGACACCGAACAGCGTGCCACCACCGAGCAGGCTCGCCAGCGCGAGCTCCGCCCAGATCAGGTCCGCGCCGGTCTTGGGCAGCGGCTTCGGCGGCACCGGCGGCGTCGGGGGCACCGGCGGGGTCGGGGGCACCGGGGGAGTGGGCGGCGGCGGGGGCGGGGTGTTCTCGCCGGGCACCTTGATCGGCACGTCGTTGGAGATGACCGGGAAGACCAGCTCACGGGCGTGCAGGCTGAAGTTGTTGGTGTAGACGTCCGACGGCGCGTTGCCGGTCGGGGTCAGCGTCAGCGAGAGGTCACGGGACTGGTTCCCGGCCAGCACCCGCGGGTCGTTGACCATGACGGCCGTCACGGCGGCGTCGTTCGCCGGGCAGCCGGCCTGGCCGAACTCGGTCTTGGCGCACCACTTGGTGGCGCCGCCGGCCTTGTTGGTCGGGTCCTGCGGGTCCGGCTTGATCGAGCCGTGGGCCGCCGAGGTGAACTTGAGCGTCACCTGCGGGTCGGCCGGCATCGGGTTCAGCGACTTGAAGGCGAGCGTGCCGGAGAACTTGGTCGCCGGGGTGCGCCCGTCACCCACCCACGGGAACTCGTCGATGATGTCCATCCCGGTGAGCGGGAGGGTCTGCGGGTTCGTGTAGGTGAGCTTCCAGGTCAGGTCGGTGTTCCGCGGCACCTCGGGGGTGTCGGTGGACTTCTTGACCGTGACACCGGTGCCGGCCACGATGCTCAGGTCGCGCTCGGCGCGCCGCTTGTCCTCGGGGCTCAGGTCGTCCGGAGCGGAGACCACGACCTTGTTCGGGTAGACCCCCTCGGCGGCGTTGCTGTCGACCTGCACCTTGTAGGTGACCGGCGCGATCGAGGAGTTGACCTGCTGGGCCGGGAGCACCCAGGTGACGGTGGTGGTGCCGTCGTCGTTCCGGACCACCGACTTCTCCTGGACGGAGGCGCTGCCCGTGACGTAGGCGAAGCCCTTCGGCAGGGTGTCGACGATCGTGATGTCCTGCGGCGAGGAGGAGGCGGCGTTGGTCTTGAGCGAGGGGTACAGACCGAAGGTGAAGGTCTGGCCCTTGAGGACCTCGCGCTGCTCGTCCGGGGTGCTGAGGGCGTCGGAGCCCGGGTCGACGGTCTTCTTGTCGACGCGGACGAACACCGGCGAGATGATCAGGTGGTCACCCAGTGCACCGCTGGCGTAGTTCTTGTTCGGGTCGGGCGCCGTGGTGCGGTCGGGCGGCGGGGCGTAGGCCGACTTGATGTCGTTCTGCCAGACCCCGCTCAGCGGCTTGTACATGCCGAAGTTGCGGACGATCTGGGCCTTGCTCAGGCCCGAGTCGTTGACGGTCAGGAAGGTGTAGAAGTCCCGCGCTCCGCCGGCCGCCATGGGGGTCTTGAACCGGACCTTGCCGACTGCCGCGACACCGCCCGGCACCTGCTCGGGGCTGGAGAACCAGGGGCCGTCGGCGTCGTCGCACTTCTGCTTGCGCTGCTTGTCGACACCGATCGGGTCGAGCCGCAGGGCGAGCGCGCCGGTGGGGGGCACCGCCTTGAAGGCGGCGTACTCGATCACGACGTCCGGCGAGGCCGGGGTCACGGTCGCGTACTTGCCGGTCGCGTTCAGGCCGTTGCCGTCGGGCGCCTTGCTGATGTGCTGGTTGCCGTCACCGAAGACGTCACAGGCGATGAACCCCGGGTTGTCGCTGGGGTCGAAGGTGTTGATGAAGAGGTGGGACCGCACCTGGGTACCGGGGGTGACCAGGGCGTTGTTGTCCTTCTTCTTCGGCGCCGTGCCGGGAGGGCCGCCGTCGACGCTCTCGTACTCCTTGCCGAACGCGCCGGTACCGTTGACGCCGACCGTCTGGGAGTTGTCGTCAGTGGGCTCGGTGTTGCCCTCGCCGTAGTTGGTCTGACCGCTGATCGACTTCGGCGCGAAGTCGGTGTAGGTGTCCGTGAGCAGCGCGCTGCCCTGGAACTTGGCGGTGACCGCGTCGATCTCCGACTGGGGTACCCAGATCCGCAGGAAGCCCGCACTGATCACACCGGAGCTCTTGGAGAGGTCGGTGCCGTCCGTCGCCTTGGTCGGGTACTTGTGCGGCGTGCTGACCGCGTCGGTGATCGTCACGTTGACGTTCTGTCCGGCGCCGCCCTGGGTGCAGCTGAAGGTGCCGCTGCCGGCCGTGGTGTTGACGTCGTTGCCGAGCCCGGAGACACCGTAGGGCGCGTTCGACACCGTGCTGTCGTTGGCGCCGCAGGCGGGCTTGGCCGAGTTCCAGGTGTACAGCAGCGAGCCGGTGGTCGGGTCGCCGTTCATCATCTTCGACAGGTCGTCGGTGAACGTCATGGGGGAGACGATGGTCTCCTGGCCGAGCTGGCTGAAGTCCGAGCGGGCCGGGTCGGTCGTCTTGGCCTCGACCACGATCGGCATGGTGAGCACCCGCCCGGCCTCGCCGTTGGGGCCGGCCGCGGGGGAGTCGCCGTAGCTGTACTTGCCGTTCTTGATCAGGTTGTACTTCGGCAGGGCGCTGACGGTCGTGGGCGGCGAGTCCGCCGTCGCTCCGGTGCCGGCCGCGTTGTCCGCGGTGCCGTTGACGGTGACCTTGATCTGGTCCTTGTTCTTGGCAGTGCCGAGCACCTGGAGCGTCACCGGCACCTGCTCGGTGGCCGAGGTCATGTCCGGCAGCACACAGGTCAGCGTGGTGCCGCTGATGCCCGAGCCCGCGCCCGTGCACTTCTGGGGCAGCAAGGTCCAGGCGGTGTTCGGCGGTGCCTGCATGGTGAACCGGGGCTTGGTGGCCGTGCCACGCAGCGCCTGGATCTCGATCTGGTAGGAGATCGTGTCATTGGTACGGACAATGCCGTTCTTCCCGCCGCTGTCCAGGCCGGGCCCGTCTGCGGCGGTCCATTCGCCGGAGCCGTCCTGGAGCACCTGGGCATTGACGCCCATGGTCACCGAATCGGCGTAGGCCAGACTCACGGCTGAAGAACTCATGAGAACGAGCAATGTCGTTGCCATGGCGACCCTGCGCGGGGATAGTCTCCCCTTCGAGGGCGCGGTCCACCTCTGCATGCAAATTCCCTTTCGCGACGGTCCGTCACGGAACTGGATTCATGGCGCTGCTGTCGGAACCGCGCCACACTGGGCCGCGCTCCTGAGTGATGCGTCACTTCGGCACGGCGGATCACGACAGCCATATTCGTAATGGTTCTCGTCCGCCGTGCCCGATCATGAATCGGTGTGTCGCGGCCTGGCCACCCGGTCAGCTCAGCCGGAGTGGCCTTCCGCCGCCTGTTCGGCGGCGGGGTTGGTCGTGGGCGAGGCACTGGTGGCGGGCGTGGCCAGTTGGGCCGCGTCGGCGATCTGCCGGCTGCCCCACTCGGAGAAATCGGCGGTGAACAGCCCGTTCTCCAGTGGTGCGCGGAACCGCGCCAGGTGGCCGTCGCCGTCCACCCAGAACTCCGGCGAGACGTCGGCGGTCGCCGCGGGCTGCTGCTGCCCGTTCCGCTGCCCGGGGCCCCGGAAGACGTCCACGGCCGTGTCCCCGACCTTGTCCCGCCGGAGCCAGCGGGCGCCGTCGGAGGCCAGCAGGACGGGGTTGTCGGGCCGGTCGGAGGCGATGGCCAGCAGGGTGTGGGCCACCCGGTCGAAGAGCATCCGGTCGGCGGCCAGCGGGCGGGTCACCCAGGCCTTCCCCTTGCCCTCGAGCCGCTCCTTGTCGTCGTCCGAGGTCGCGAGGGTGCCGTCGTTCCACAGCACGGAGTAGTGGTGCACCACGCCGTCCGCGTCCTTGGCGGTCATCTTGGCCTCGGCCACCTTGCCCTTCCAATCCACCTGCCCGGACAGCTCGTCATGCAGGCCGGTGCCCATGGACAGCAGCGCCGAGAACCGTGCCCCGCCGGCCAGGCCGGTGCCGAACCGGACGGCCGAGAGGCGCTCGGCCTCCTCGCTGCTCACCGGATGGCTGCCCACCTTCGACCCGCAGCCCGTCGTGACCGCCAGGGCGATCAGCAGGAGGGCGGCGGACCGCCGCCAACTCCTCGACCGGGGAGTGGACTTCACGCCGAAGGCGGCGGCGCCGCCGGGGTCGGGGAGGGCGAACTGCCGGTGGATCCGCCGGAGTTTGGGAATGGCTCGTGTGGAATCGGACATGTCGCCAGATATACCAGCAAGTCGTAGCCCGCCTCGGCAGGCGGCGCTGCGGACGGTACGGCGCTCGCAGCCACCACCCCCTCGGCTCAAGTCCCTTGTGGGCGGTCACCCGTGGCCGGCCTGCCGAACAGACCGTCGCCCAGCGGTGCGCCCTTGGGAGCACCCGGGGGGAGGTAGAGCACCGCGGACGCCCGGTGCTCGGTGAACCGGGTGAGCGCGTCGTGCTCGGCCATCCGCTGCTGGATCCGGACGAACAGGGCCGGGTCCTTCATGTAGGCGCAGAACAACAGTCCCTTCTCGTCGGGGCCGTCGGCGTAGGTGTAGCCGCGGCGCAGCATCCGGGCTCCGCCGTCGAGCCGGGGGTTGGCCAGCCGGATGTGGGCGGTGGCGGGGATGACGTACCGGCCGTCGGGGGTCTTGGCGTAGAAGTCCGGTTCGTCGTGCTCCTTGGCGCCGCCGAGCGGGCGCCCGTCGTCCCGGTGACGGCCGATCACCGCCTCCTGCTGCTCGATCGGCTGAGCCTCGAACGTGTCGACCGCCATCGCGATCCGCCGGTAGACGAGGAAGGTCGCGCCGGCGTACGGGGCGTCCGCCAACCAGATCCAACGGTCGTCCGCCGGGCCGGGGTTGGCCGTCCCGTCCTTGAAGGCGAAGAGGTTCCGCGGGGTCTGCCCGGCGGGGCTCGGCAGCAGGTGCCCCCACTGGCGCCAGCGGGGTGCCACCAGCCCCCGGCACTGGCGGTCCAGCGCATCCGCGACCGCGGCGATCGCCTCCGGCTCGTCGCCGCTCAACTGCACCAGGAGGTCGGCGCCGCTGCGCCGCGATTCGAGCCGGTCGCCCGGCAGCGGCGGGAGCTCGCGGAATCCGGCGGGGACGGCGAGCGGCAGCCGCGCGGGCAGTGCGGGGCCGATCCCGAGGTTGGCGGTGAGCGGTTGGCCGGTGACGGCCCTGGTCCAGCCCACCAGCATGTCCCGCAGCGCGGCGGCACCCTCAGGACCGGTGGGGCCGCAGTGGTCGTAGGCGAGCATGGCGAGGTGGGTCTGCTGTGGCGTGTCGATCCCCGCCTGGCGCGGCACGGCGAGGGTGCGGGGTGGCGGTGACGAGGGCCGGGCCGGGTGCTGGGGGTGGCGGTTCGCGCCCCACAGTGCCGTGCCCGCCGTCAGGGCGGCCGCACCGCCGAGGAGCGCGCGCCGGGAGGTGGTCGACGGAGAGGATTCGGTTGGATGCACGGCCGCGATTGAACCGCTCGGGAAGGGGCCGGTGCGAGCCACCCGCCCGAGCGGTGGGGGTGAATTCCGCTCGGTCGGCTCCGGCGGTCCACCGTTCGGGTGAGGGCGGGGGCCGGATCGCGGGGTGCGGGCCCGGCCCGCACCCCGACGGCTGTGCCGAGGTGCTCGCCGGTGGGGCGTCTGTTCTGCTGGCCCCATGGCGCATTCCATGTTCACCCGCCCGGTCCGGCCGCTGGTCGCCCGGGACAGGGGCGAGGAGCACCGGGCGGCCACCCCGCTGGAGCTCTTCTTCGACCTGTGCTTCGTCGCCGCGGCCGCCCAGATCGGGGCCGAGCTGGTGCATGCCCTGGCCGC from Kitasatospora sp. MMS16-BH015 encodes:
- the wecB gene encoding non-hydrolyzing UDP-N-acetylglucosamine 2-epimerase, with product MAAHCSPRIAVVVGTRPEIVKVAHIVRELGDRGYLVNTGQHYDHDMSGTFLNGLPKPELVLDGVGAQNRSRQFARIIEGLGTHFAHQPPAAVIVQGDTNTAAAGAQAAHFAGIPVIHVEAGLRSRDRAMPEEINRMLVGVLADWHCAPTRQDGQNLMAEGVDPNRIMLTGNTIVEATWAATPGSDERTALLTQYGLEADQYVLATIHRPENTDDPERLAAILTQFAKLPLPVLFAAHPRTRAAAVRHGLQADFDRLSPSGPLDHRTYLALASSARLLISDSGGLQEETTVLKKPLIVVRNSTERPESITAGFAHLVQPGPAISRTAETLLADIDLKSRLMATPSPYGDGLASSRIAALARGYLV
- a CDS encoding SdrD B-like domain-containing protein — its product is MSNTRKARARAQVGALVLLLSSAGALLVAPANAAAGDGTITVKVVHDFDSTGMNRSDKTGVAGMTITVTDDTNTKVTGTTDANGVATFNAAALGTLTTGKYRVEMLKPPAPWWYAPAYGPRKLPETTDIDPSGDQNGTPLATSVEFVNVSGGKNADLTMGVVNLDTDGNGKVQAATRLATPTYLAAWAGADGKMDPTKPALIDWNVNTFGNETSPNVLAKTPEVGALWGMEWNDSKKLYFSSAFLRRSTYYGPGGSGAIYATDPSSKQSFQIANVPNAGSTKHREPVAGDVQFPYYRDSMAVWNRTSKEAIGDIELSEDQKTLYAVNLNTKELNTIDVSGVPKGPFTGAPPAYTPASPSATVAIPNQCPTESDWRPWGLGEFNGKVYVGGVCTGESLNTSTRTTPPSDAANAALKAFVLRYDPATKQFEQAPVFTQSLDFKRPKAAFLVDSVVNRRWNPWLPDGNNQWYNAGGYSTYPQPILSDIEFDDTGNMILAFRDRFGDQVGYADYGPIDQGYGQARSAGGTAGDLRKVCLVNGTYVWDDGSNPACPGTVTKSPTGYQQGRDASTDSFFSTTGVTWHSMVPTGGLAFDKVTNRVVTTAIDPIDNTYTNGVRWFDYTTGKSGGGTTRESYQPFPSPDWWNKSFGKANGMGDLALMQTRTPGQEMPIQIGNRVWFDTNRDGIQQPSEPPLGKVHLVLYDKDDNPIEETWTDAQGQWNFWVKPNTKYRLEMTMSPEEGWTGLPAGVDQSTLVFTKQGSVVAWPPATRSAEGGDKHQAKSSIEFQTPATGGALTPEQFRSIVTKGIDGRG
- a CDS encoding Dyp-type peroxidase, whose translation is MHPTESSPSTTSRRALLGGAAALTAGTALWGANRHPQHPARPSSPPPRTLAVPRQAGIDTPQQTHLAMLAYDHCGPTGPEGAAALRDMLVGWTRAVTGQPLTANLGIGPALPARLPLAVPAGFRELPPLPGDRLESRRSGADLLVQLSGDEPEAIAAVADALDRQCRGLVAPRWRQWGHLLPSPAGQTPRNLFAFKDGTANPGPADDRWIWLADAPYAGATFLVYRRIAMAVDTFEAQPIEQQEAVIGRHRDDGRPLGGAKEHDEPDFYAKTPDGRYVIPATAHIRLANPRLDGGARMLRRGYTYADGPDEKGLLFCAYMKDPALFVRIQQRMAEHDALTRFTEHRASAVLYLPPGAPKGAPLGDGLFGRPATGDRPQGT
- a CDS encoding glycosyltransferase, which codes for MIVLSSIQLLLVGLGLAYFLAMTASGLWYWARATKTPPGTAAETGETPQAVYVLIPCLNEEQVIAATVRGALADPRARVIVVDDASDDGTGARAREAATLAGAGGRLTVHRRDLPQARQGKGPALNAGYHLIEQDVRRRALDPDQVVVCVMDADGRLSDGALDAVLPLFEDPRVGGVQLAVRIRNRTTWLTRIQDVEFWALSGISQFGRVRTGTVSLGGNGQFTRLSALRSVGERPWAAALTEDLELALELAIAGWRLTTTPHAHVDQQALTSLRALVRQRTRWFQGHMTAMRHAPRIWTSPRIGHAASLELLLYLLVPWLLVLPWSVVFHLSLAAVVVSMGEHGGWSTIALEPGAHLQSLALWYCLSFSPNLATAFLYRRRDRTVNPITALVLGHLLIPANYIAYTACWRATLRMLRGRTGWAKTARVSERALTAVPLPAQHGAGRPAGRKETA